The following are from one region of the Lacinutrix sp. Bg11-31 genome:
- a CDS encoding DUF72 domain-containing protein, with amino-acid sequence MKFGNVDNPELIDFTLPKDHKDTKRVLNLVKDNYVPEIYVGCAKWNKADLKGFYPRGTKDELAYYSSQFNSIELNATFYRIFPAEQFVKWYDKTPSNFKFFLKLNQEISHWKRLQDTNAVVENYLYNASNLKEKLGTIFLQMHTNFSPKDYTRVVDFIENWPKEIPLAVEFRHTDWYNTEIAEELYQLLEANNISNIIVDTAGRRDIMHMRLTNSTAFVRYVGANHPSDYSRLDDWIERIKDWKEQGVKEIDFFIHQNLEKESPLLSAYFIKKLNNELGYDLKIPNDTTVEPQQNLF; translated from the coding sequence ATGAAATTCGGTAACGTAGACAATCCAGAATTAATAGACTTTACTTTACCAAAAGACCATAAAGACACTAAACGTGTGCTTAATTTGGTAAAAGACAATTATGTGCCAGAAATATATGTTGGCTGTGCAAAATGGAATAAAGCAGACCTTAAAGGTTTTTACCCAAGAGGCACAAAAGACGAATTGGCTTATTATTCATCTCAATTCAATTCTATAGAATTAAATGCAACTTTTTATCGCATATTTCCAGCAGAACAATTTGTAAAATGGTATGATAAGACACCATCAAATTTTAAGTTTTTTCTAAAGTTGAATCAAGAGATTTCTCATTGGAAACGCTTACAAGATACTAATGCAGTAGTTGAAAACTATTTATATAATGCTTCAAATTTAAAAGAAAAACTAGGAACCATATTTTTACAAATGCACACTAATTTTTCGCCTAAAGATTATACTCGTGTGGTTGATTTTATAGAGAATTGGCCAAAAGAGATTCCTTTAGCAGTAGAATTTAGACATACAGATTGGTACAATACAGAAATTGCAGAAGAACTATATCAACTTTTAGAAGCAAATAATATTTCAAATATTATTGTTGACACTGCCGGAAGAAGAGACATCATGCATATGCGTTTAACAAATAGCACAGCTTTTGTACGTTATGTTGGTGCAAACCACCCAAGTGATTATTCTAGATTAGATGATTGGATAGAACGTATAAAAGACTGGAAAGAACAAGGTGTTAAAGAGATAGATTTCTTTATTCATCAAAATTTAGAAAAAGAATCGCCTTTACTTTCTGCATATTTTATTAAAAAATTAAATAACGAACTTGGTTACGATTTAAAAATCCCAAACGATACAACTGTCGAACCGCAACAAAACTTATTTTAA
- a CDS encoding acyl-CoA thioesterase — protein sequence MRFHTRKWVKPEDLNPNGTLFGGRLLAWIDEEAALYTVVQLNNSKIVTKYMSEINFKSKAVEGDIVEIGMEVKNFGKSSITLKCEVRNMMTRETIITVEDIIMVNLDDDGKPKAHGKTETEYISDRLKE from the coding sequence ATGAGATTTCACACAAGAAAATGGGTAAAACCCGAAGACTTAAATCCTAATGGTACTTTATTTGGAGGTCGTTTATTGGCTTGGATAGATGAGGAAGCAGCACTTTATACTGTGGTACAGTTAAATAACTCTAAAATTGTGACCAAGTACATGAGTGAAATAAATTTTAAAAGCAAAGCGGTAGAAGGTGATATTGTTGAAATAGGAATGGAGGTTAAAAACTTTGGAAAATCATCAATCACATTAAAATGTGAAGTTAGAAACATGATGACACGAGAAACCATTATCACTGTTGAAGATATTATTATGGTTAATCTAGATGATGATGGCAAACCAAAGGCACATGGAAAAACAGAAACTGAGTATATAAGTGATAGATTAAAAGAATAA
- a CDS encoding thioredoxin-like domain-containing protein, translating into MSNFPRFAIVIACFLLFQCNQFSKSEEASTVQRETIENQDPIRLNNEFLIQGASFSPDNTNIYLFKAEDDSFALVDSTIINNTKFQFKGLAETPSLYRISEIRNKNKGFPLLVDASEIHVFLNKRIDYSTASSTSTVQKEYLDYTSQMTDFKDKGMSLYYGLKGNFSSENINKLKQDRLALFTEQNNFIETYIKKHSNSYVAVLLVKENVSTYNAKTLRTLYNGLSQNIQDLDFSKSIDSLIVEKESKIGERLPVVTAKKNEENFKEEYRPKAYKISGINPYGETVSLKSIPKGKVILVDFWASWCGPCRATNPNLVALHKKYKSQGFEILSVSEDKAEAQWLNAIATDGLTWDYHVIDKNKSIAFRYGVESIPFKLLIDKNGNIASEKISGRALETRIQQLLKE; encoded by the coding sequence ATGTCCAATTTCCCTCGTTTTGCTATTGTAATAGCATGTTTTTTATTGTTTCAATGTAATCAGTTTTCTAAATCTGAAGAAGCTTCTACAGTGCAAAGAGAAACTATTGAAAACCAAGATCCTATTAGATTAAATAATGAATTTTTAATTCAAGGCGCTTCTTTTTCACCAGATAATACAAATATTTATCTCTTTAAAGCTGAAGATGATTCTTTCGCATTAGTAGACTCTACTATAATTAATAATACTAAATTTCAGTTTAAAGGTTTAGCTGAAACTCCATCATTATATCGTATTTCGGAAATACGAAATAAAAACAAAGGCTTCCCTTTATTAGTTGATGCTTCAGAAATACATGTGTTTTTAAACAAGCGTATCGATTATTCAACTGCTTCCTCTACTTCTACTGTACAAAAAGAATATCTAGACTACACATCGCAAATGACTGATTTTAAAGACAAAGGCATGTCTTTATATTATGGCTTAAAAGGGAATTTTTCTTCAGAAAACATAAATAAATTAAAACAAGATCGTTTAGCATTGTTTACAGAACAGAACAATTTTATAGAGACCTATATTAAAAAACATTCTAACTCTTATGTCGCTGTTCTATTAGTAAAAGAAAACGTTAGTACATACAATGCAAAAACACTTAGAACATTATATAATGGTTTATCTCAAAATATTCAGGATTTAGATTTTTCGAAATCTATAGACTCATTAATAGTTGAAAAAGAATCTAAAATTGGAGAACGTTTACCTGTTGTAACTGCTAAAAAAAATGAAGAAAATTTTAAAGAAGAATATAGACCAAAGGCTTATAAAATAAGCGGTATAAACCCTTATGGAGAAACTGTATCGTTAAAATCTATACCTAAAGGTAAAGTGATTCTAGTAGATTTTTGGGCAAGTTGGTGTGGACCATGTCGTGCTACAAATCCAAATTTGGTTGCATTACACAAAAAATATAAAAGCCAAGGTTTTGAGATTTTAAGTGTTAGTGAAGATAAGGCTGAAGCACAATGGTTAAACGCTATAGCTACAGACGGCTTAACTTGGGATTACCATGTTATAGACAAGAATAAAAGCATTGCTTTTCGTTATGGTGTAGAATCTATTCCGTTTAAACTATTAATAGATAAAAACGGAAATATTGCTAGTGAAAAAATTTCTGGTCGCGCTTTAGAAACCAGAATTCAGCAGTTATTAAAAGAGTAA
- a CDS encoding DUF3817 domain-containing protein, translated as MLKAFRIVAFLEGISYLLLMAASIYKRMPEGNDEYVQHLGMPHGLLFVAYVALAIFLRSTYKWDTKAFIIILLGSLVPFGTFYVDKKYLKPLA; from the coding sequence ATGCTTAAAGCTTTTAGAATTGTTGCCTTTTTAGAAGGTATTTCATATTTATTATTAATGGCAGCTTCAATATACAAACGTATGCCAGAAGGAAACGATGAATATGTTCAGCATTTAGGTATGCCTCATGGCTTATTATTTGTAGCCTATGTTGCTTTAGCCATTTTCTTACGTTCGACTTATAAGTGGGATACTAAAGCATTTATTATCATTTTATTAGGCTCTCTTGTACCTTTCGGGACTTTCTATGTTGATAAAAAATATTTAAAACCTTTAGCATAA
- a CDS encoding pitrilysin family protein — MRLLNRILLLSIISLLFSCSNSEKLDSKEKEFKIDYEKFTLDNGLEVILHEDHSDPIVAVATMMHVGSNREKPGRTGFAHFFEHMSFNDSENVPVGANRKMIPEWGGSRNGGTSNDYTVYYEVVPKDAFEKILWIDSDRFGYMINTVTTEALEREKQVVKNEKRQRVDNAAYGYTDEIKRKNLYPETHPYNWTVIGALPDLQAATIDDVKEFYKQYYGASNASLVIAGDIDIAETKALVKKWFGEIPSGPEVEALQPMPVTLEKTKSLYFEDGFAKLPELRMTFPTVEQYNQDKYALEILGQLLSGSKKAPLYKTIVEEQKLAPSVGTYQSSSELAGEFVFIVRANADVDLDNVKTAIDQGLKRFEKEGVNESDLKRIKAELETNLYRGISTVLNKAFQLVEDNEYKGDPSYITQTAKLTNAVSAADIMRVFTKYIKGKNYVMTSVVPKGSLDLAIAEADKATVWIEEVKKDVANEEVSQGAEAVYDKTPSKHDRSEPAYGKLPLFKSPSVWTDTLTNGLTIYGIENNEVPLVQFDITIPGGHALDPINKSGVANLLSDLIMEGTVNKTSADLEEAIGLLGANINTYSTFEDFHITGSCLAKNFDETIALVKEIILEPRWDENEYNRLKDALETSLKGREANPNSIASKVYNKLIYGENHIFSVPSSGTQESVKVINIQDLKAYYKNLSPEKATFHIAGALDKATIKNTLSSLNNWNTKSVAIPEYQLPESTKKNQLYFIDFPGAKQSVVLIGKLALSQENDEANNLSFANEILGGGSSGKLFQTLRIGKGYTYGAYSSIVDNKEVSPFTIRTSVRANATLKSLEIIKNMVTNYANDFTETEVELTKNKILKGNTRAFESLGAQLSMLRNISKYNLSQTFTEDDQEELVNMTLEDYKNIINKYLVEEDMIYVIVGDKMTQFEEVKKLGKTIVELDINGNKL; from the coding sequence ATGCGTTTATTAAATCGAATCCTTCTATTAAGCATCATTTCACTTTTATTTAGTTGTTCAAATTCTGAAAAATTAGATTCTAAAGAAAAAGAGTTTAAAATTGATTATGAAAAATTCACACTAGATAATGGACTCGAAGTTATCCTTCACGAAGACCATAGTGACCCAATTGTAGCGGTTGCAACCATGATGCATGTTGGTTCAAATAGAGAGAAACCTGGACGTACAGGATTTGCTCATTTTTTCGAACATATGAGTTTTAACGACAGTGAAAATGTTCCTGTTGGTGCCAACCGAAAAATGATACCAGAATGGGGAGGAAGTAGAAATGGTGGAACTTCTAACGATTATACAGTATATTACGAAGTGGTGCCTAAAGATGCTTTTGAGAAGATTCTTTGGATAGATTCTGACCGTTTTGGATATATGATTAATACCGTAACTACAGAAGCTTTAGAACGCGAAAAGCAAGTAGTTAAAAACGAAAAGCGTCAGCGAGTAGATAATGCAGCTTATGGATATACAGATGAGATTAAACGTAAAAACCTATATCCAGAAACACATCCATACAATTGGACAGTAATTGGTGCTTTGCCAGATTTACAAGCTGCAACTATAGATGATGTTAAAGAGTTTTACAAGCAATATTATGGCGCAAGTAACGCCTCTTTAGTTATTGCAGGAGATATTGACATTGCAGAAACAAAAGCACTTGTTAAGAAATGGTTTGGAGAAATACCAAGTGGACCAGAAGTAGAAGCTTTACAGCCAATGCCAGTGACTTTAGAGAAAACTAAATCATTGTATTTTGAAGATGGTTTTGCAAAACTACCCGAATTGCGCATGACGTTTCCAACCGTCGAACAATATAACCAAGATAAATATGCGTTAGAAATTTTAGGTCAGTTGTTAAGCGGAAGTAAAAAAGCACCACTTTACAAAACAATTGTTGAAGAACAAAAATTAGCACCTAGCGTTGGAACCTATCAAAGTAGTAGCGAATTAGCAGGAGAGTTTGTTTTTATAGTGCGTGCAAATGCAGATGTAGATTTAGATAATGTAAAAACGGCTATAGATCAAGGTTTAAAGCGTTTTGAAAAAGAAGGTGTTAATGAAAGTGATTTAAAACGTATTAAAGCAGAACTAGAAACCAATTTATATAGAGGAATTAGTACGGTTTTAAATAAGGCATTCCAATTAGTTGAAGATAATGAGTATAAAGGAGATCCAAGTTATATAACACAAACAGCAAAATTAACAAATGCTGTTTCTGCAGCAGATATTATGCGTGTGTTTACCAAATATATTAAAGGTAAAAATTATGTGATGACAAGCGTTGTACCGAAAGGAAGTTTAGATTTGGCTATAGCTGAAGCTGACAAAGCAACCGTTTGGATTGAAGAAGTTAAAAAAGATGTCGCTAACGAAGAAGTAAGTCAAGGTGCCGAAGCTGTTTACGATAAAACACCTTCAAAGCACGATAGAAGTGAACCTGCTTATGGAAAATTACCATTATTTAAATCTCCATCTGTATGGACAGATACGTTAACTAATGGCTTAACAATTTATGGTATTGAAAATAACGAAGTGCCTTTAGTACAATTCGATATTACCATTCCTGGAGGACACGCATTAGACCCAATTAATAAATCTGGAGTAGCCAATTTATTAAGCGATTTAATAATGGAAGGTACTGTAAACAAAACATCGGCAGATTTAGAAGAAGCCATAGGTCTTTTAGGTGCTAATATTAACACGTATTCAACATTTGAAGATTTTCATATTACAGGTTCTTGTTTGGCTAAGAATTTCGATGAAACTATTGCCTTAGTAAAAGAGATTATTTTAGAGCCACGTTGGGACGAGAACGAGTATAATAGACTTAAAGATGCTTTAGAAACAAGCTTAAAAGGAAGGGAAGCTAATCCTAATAGTATTGCGTCTAAGGTTTATAATAAGTTAATATATGGTGAAAATCATATATTTTCGGTTCCAAGTTCTGGAACTCAAGAATCTGTTAAAGTTATTAATATTCAAGACTTAAAAGCGTATTACAAGAATCTTTCACCAGAAAAAGCAACTTTTCATATAGCAGGTGCATTAGACAAAGCAACTATTAAAAACACATTATCTTCTTTAAATAATTGGAACACTAAAAGTGTAGCTATTCCAGAATATCAATTACCAGAAAGCACAAAGAAGAATCAATTGTATTTTATAGATTTTCCTGGAGCAAAACAATCTGTGGTTTTAATAGGCAAATTAGCGTTGTCTCAAGAAAATGATGAAGCAAATAATTTAAGCTTTGCTAACGAAATTTTAGGAGGTGGTTCAAGCGGAAAATTATTTCAAACTTTAAGAATAGGTAAAGGCTATACATATGGAGCTTATTCAAGTATAGTAGATAACAAGGAAGTATCACCTTTTACAATTAGAACAAGTGTAAGAGCGAATGCTACTTTAAAATCGTTAGAGATTATTAAAAACATGGTTACTAATTATGCTAATGATTTTACAGAAACGGAAGTAGAACTTACCAAAAACAAAATTTTAAAAGGAAATACTAGAGCTTTCGAAAGTCTTGGAGCGCAATTAAGTATGCTTAGGAATATTAGTAAGTACAATTTGTCTCAAACTTTTACGGAAGACGATCAAGAAGAGCTAGTAAATATGACTTTAGAAGATTATAAAAATATTATTAATAAATATTTAGTTGAAGAAGACATGATTTATGTAATTGTAGGTGATAAAATGACTCAATTTGAAGAAGTTAAGAAGCTTGGAAAGACAATTGTTGAGTTAGATATTAATGGCAATAAGTTATAG
- a CDS encoding serine hydrolase, translated as MNNTIKNAVSTVVLFLGILGFSQTELPLKTTEGINPIADLQNADLQNLLQAEIYKNNTWKSLIQNKKMSVAIVDLTDQCNIKYAGLNDDHMMYAASLPKIAILLAAMDAIDNGELKDTKEVRKDMRLMISKSNNQASTRMIDRVGYDKIEAVLRAPENKLYDEEVGGGLWVGKRYAAGGKRHPEPMKGLSHAATTKQVCSFYYQLAMGNLVNTERSKEMLEIMKNPALHHKFVNTLDKIAPKATVYRKSGSWKNFHADSALVWGPKRKYIIVALIENDLGEQIARNLVIPIEKVLKKSRSLAKT; from the coding sequence ATGAATAACACGATAAAAAATGCGGTTTCTACGGTAGTATTGTTCTTAGGTATATTAGGTTTTTCACAAACCGAATTACCATTAAAAACAACTGAAGGAATTAATCCTATTGCAGACTTGCAAAATGCAGACTTGCAAAACCTTCTTCAAGCTGAAATTTATAAAAATAACACTTGGAAGAGTCTAATTCAAAATAAGAAGATGTCTGTTGCTATTGTAGATTTAACAGACCAATGTAATATTAAATACGCTGGCTTAAATGATGACCACATGATGTATGCAGCGAGCTTACCAAAAATCGCAATATTATTAGCAGCAATGGATGCTATAGATAATGGTGAATTAAAAGACACTAAAGAAGTACGTAAGGATATGCGTTTAATGATTAGCAAATCTAACAATCAAGCATCTACGCGTATGATTGATCGTGTTGGTTACGATAAAATTGAAGCTGTTTTAAGAGCACCAGAAAACAAACTTTATGACGAAGAAGTTGGTGGAGGACTTTGGGTTGGAAAACGATATGCAGCAGGAGGAAAACGTCATCCAGAGCCAATGAAAGGATTAAGTCATGCTGCAACTACAAAACAAGTTTGTAGCTTCTATTATCAACTAGCTATGGGTAATTTGGTAAATACTGAACGCTCTAAGGAAATGTTAGAAATAATGAAAAATCCTGCTTTGCATCATAAATTTGTTAATACGTTAGATAAAATAGCACCTAAAGCAACAGTCTATAGAAAATCTGGTTCTTGGAAAAATTTTCATGCAGATTCTGCACTAGTTTGGGGACCAAAAAGAAAGTACATAATTGTAGCATTAATAGAAAACGATTTGGGTGAGCAAATTGCTAGAAATTTAGTAATACCAATTGAGAAAGTTCTTAAAAAATCACGTTCTTTAGCAAAAACATAA